The Microvirga thermotolerans sequence GTAGCCAATGTGGCTGGCGACAAATCCGAGCCTCTCGTAGAAGCGGTGTGCGTCAGGACGCTCTTTATCGGTCGTGAGCTGGACCAGATCGCACCCTCTCGACCGACATTGGGCGATCGCCCATTCGAACATCTGTTGGCCGAGCCCCGAATTCCGGCGCGCAGCCGCGATCCTGACGGCCTCGATCTGCCCTCGCCATGCCCCCGCACGGGCAAGGCCCGGGATGAATGAGATCTGCAGGGTTCCGATCACCTCATCGCCCTCAGTCACAACGGCAAGAAGCTGATTAGGATCGGCTTTGATCGCCTCGAACGCCTTCCAATATCTGGAGTTCAAGGGCGGACTGGGATCCTCCCGATGCTGACCTAATGGGTCGTCCGCGAGAAGAGTGACAATTGCTGGCAGGTCAGAGGCCTTGGCAGCGCGAAAGGCAATCTCGGTCATGGATAAAGGGCTCCCGGTTCTCAGTTAGCTGGAAACAGCCGCGATGACCGCCGCCCACACGGCGAACAGCGTCACCAGATCCAATGGCAGACGCCACACGCTCAGACGCACCCACGTCGTGGCTCTGGCTCGGAGGTCAGGCGTCCAGTCCCCTGCCCGCTCGAACTCAATCGCTCTCGGGATGAAATAAGCGGCCGACCACCCCCGCATCAGGACGTGGCTGGCGGCAGCGACCAGCAGCCATGTCCGGATGACATCCTCCGACCAGGCCAACCAGATCGCAATCATCAGGGTGAGTTCGAAGGCGAGGTGAACCGGCATCCAAAAGAGCTTGCGGTTGATGCCGCCGCGCTCGGGCTGGATCAAGGCCGGGGTTCCCGGCCAGACGCGGTCGACCAGCAGACACTCGTAGAGACCGCCGCCGATCCGAATGGCCGCGAGGACAAGCGCTGTGACAATCACAAACACAATCATCGTGGTTTGCATTGGCAACACCCCGGGGCGACTGTTATCTTTGATGCTGATAATCTTACTAGCTAAGATAAACCGATGAAAAGGTCAACTCAGGAGCGAACAGTCCTGCTGCGTAGGCTTGTAGCGGCGCTTCGGACGGCGAGCGCCCAAGGACACCGCATCAGCCAAGCCGTGGCTGATGCGGTGGGGCTGAACCCCACGGACCTCGAGTGCCTGGATCTGATCCAGCTGCGCGGCCGTGTGACTGCCGGGGAACTTTCGCAGCATACGGGCTTAACCAGTGGAGCCGTCACCGGTCTGATCGACCGGCTCGAGCGCGCTGGGTATGTCGCGCGCGAAGGGGATCCGTATGACCGGCGCCGGGTCTACGTGCGGGTCAGGACCGAGAATATCGGGCGGCTGATGGCAATCTACAACCCCCTGCAGCAGGCGACGGAACGAATGTGCCGGCGCTATTCCGAAGCGGAGCTGGAACTCCTCATCGACTTCGCCGAGAGAAGCTCAGAAATTGCCCAGGAGTTCATCCAAGGCCTTGGCGCCGGCGGGCGTGGGGATCAATTCAAGGCTTGATACGGATAGCGGATCCATGACGATGAGCCCCACCACCAATCCAAATGAGCCCGAAATGGCGGGACCCGCACCCGCCCAGCCGTCTCTCGTTCGGGAAGGACTGCCCTTTCCGCTCGGTGCTACCTGGGATGGGCTCGGCTTCAACTTCGCCCTGTTCTCCGCCAACGCCACAAAGGTGGAGCTGTGCCTCTTCGACGAGACTGGCGAGCGCGAGCTGGAGCGGATCGAGCTTCCGGAGTACACCGACGAAGTCTGGCACGGCTACCTGCCCGACGCCCGTCCCGGCACCACTTACGCGTACCGAGTGCATGGACCGTATGAGCCCCGGCCGGTCACCGCTTCAACCCGCAAAAGCTTCTGCTCGATCCTTATGCGAAGCAGATCATCGGGGAGCTTACCTGGGATCCTGCCCTGTTCGGGTACACGGTCGGCTCGCCCGCCATGGACCTGTCCTTCGACACCCGCGACAGCGCGCCGTTCATGCCCAAGTGCCGGGTGGTCGACCCGGCCTTCACCTGGGGCAACGAGCGCCGCCCGCGCGTGCCGTGGGACCGCACGATCATCTATGAGGCGCATCTGCGCGGCTACACGATGCGCCGCCCCGCGGTTCCGCACAGGCTGCGCGGGACGTTCTCCGGGATGATGCACCGGCCGGTCATCGACCACATCAAACGCCTTGTGACGGCGGTTGAGCTCCTGCCCGTTTACGCCTTCATCGATGAGGTCCATCTGATCGAGAAAGAAGTGCGGAACTACTGGGGTTACAACACCATCGGCTTTTTCGCGCCTCATCCGCGCTATCTCGGGACCCCCTTCATCACCGAGTTCAAGGAGATGGTGGCCCACTTCCACGAGGCCGGTATCGAAGTGATCCTGGACGTGGTCTACAACCATACCGCTGAAGGAAACGAGCTCGGGCCGACAGTGTCGTTCAAGGGCATCGATAATGCGTCCTACTACAGACTTGCGCCGGATCCTCGTTACTACATCAACGACACCGGCACCGGGAACACCGTCGACTTGAGCCATCCGCGCGTGCTGCAGATGGTCACCGATTCCCTGCGCTACTGGGCGCAGGAGATGCACGTCGACGGCTTCCGTTTCGATCTCGCGACCAACCTGGCCCGAGAGGCTCACGGGTTCGACAAGGGTGGCGGCTTTCTCTACTCCTGCCGTCAGGATCCCGTGCTAAGCCAAGTCAAACTCATCGCGGAGCCATGGGATCTCGGTCCAGGCGGCTACCAGGTCGGCCGCTTCCCGCCGGGCTGGTCGGAGTGGAACGACCGCTATCGCGATACGGTGCGGGCCTACTGGCGGGGCGACGAAGGAAGGCTGCCGGAACTCGCCGCCAGGGTGACGGCGTCCGGGGATCTGTTCAACCGGCGGGGCCGCAAGCCGTTCGCTTCGGTCAACTTCGTCACCGCCCATGATGGCTTCACCCTCAATGATCTCGTGTCGTACGAGCACAAGCACAACCCGGCGCCCGAGATGCCAAGCCCATCAGGAGCCTTGGCTGATGTGATGTAGGGGAAGGCTTTTCTGGTTTTCAAGGGCTCTCAGTTTGCCTGACAGGCGGATTGAGCATTGCCGTCGTGAGCGAGCCTCCACGGCGGCCTGTCCGCGGTGTCCCACCGCAATCCCGGAATTGGATTGAACGCTGCGAACAGATAGAAGCCGTTAAGGCGCACCCCAATCTGCGCCGCCTCCCGGTCGAAGCCCAGGGGCGTCGGGCCGGCCTCATCGATCTCCCCGACAACCTGCCACCGGTCGGAGCCGAGGAAGTCGGGAGCAGGCCGGCCTTTGGGCACGGCGCAATAAAGCTCCGGCTCCTGCCGTCTCCGGAACAGGTCGTAGCGCGTTTGGGAGCCGGCGAAAGCCGTTGGCCCGCTTCGGGGCTTGGGGTGCGGATTGGCCGGGTCGACCCGGATCAGGCGGCGATGCGTCAAAACCTTTTCAGGGACAAAGGTGCTGTGCATCATGGTCTCCGTAACTGCTGTCGATCTTCCATCTGGGTTGGACTGGAAAATCATACTCCGGTTTGTGGCGGATGCGGCGATACGGGCCGGTCAGGTCCAGCCCGCTGATCGCCGGATCCGTTCGGCGGCCTCTTCGGCTGGGATGCCATCCGTGTACCAGTCGAGCAGCGTCAGGTTCAGGTCGCCCTGAACCAGTTGGGCCGCCTCGTCGGGCAGATGCGCTGCGACCTGTTTCAGATAGTGTGAGAATCCCTCCGGCACCGCAATCTCCTGACAATCCTGATTGTCGCGACGGGAGGACCCGGCGCAGGCCGCTTCCCGTCCGGCGAATTCAATCGAACTGGCTCCTTGACTGTCCGGCCTACTCGGCAGCCACGCGATAGGCGCTGCCGTGATCGACCCTCACCGGCATGCCTGGAGCGCCCCGCTCCAGGCGACGGCGAGACCGCGTCGATCCAAGCCAATCCAGATGCTTGTCGACCCGCTTGGCCCTGTCCTCGCGCAGCTCGCGCTTGGCTCGCCGCAGCTGCTTGGCGACCTTCTCAAGGGCAAGCCGGAACGCGGCATAGATGTCGGTGCTCTGGGCCTCGCCGCTCATCATCTTGAGAGCGCCCATCTGGACGTTGACCGTGCACCGGTACATGGGACCCTCGCGGTTGAAGTGCACGGTCGCGGTGTTCAGACGCCCGAAGTATTTGCCCGCCATCTGCAGGATGCTGGTCCGGGCGTAGTCGGGCAGCACGTCCCCCAGATCGATGTTTGAGCTTTGCACCAGGATGGTTCGATCCACACCTTGCAGCTTCATTCATTCCTCCATTGGATGAAGGTTCGAGCGCGAAACAATTTGGATATGAGAAGGGTTCAGCGGGCCCGCAACCATCCGGCGACGCTATGTCGAGAGCGCCTCATGTTCCTGGCTGCGCCTTTTGGATGGGGCCCTCAGTGGATGTCCTGAGCGTCCGTCGAGGCAGAGCGAGGAAGAAGCTCGGGATCGAGCCTTCACCGCCCCGCCGCGTCGGCTCACTTCTTGAAATTGGATCGATGGCTCGCCGTGGACGACTGGCCACCCGGTCCTTCCCTGCGGAACGACAGCTTGCCAGCAACACGCTTGAGCGCATCCGAGATGTCGTATTTCAGCTTGTTGGTGATCTCCGACATGGTCATGGCAAAACCTCATGAGGTTCAGCACACTCTCCGTGCCATCCCGGTAACGCGGTACTTCATCGTCGGTTTCCAAGATGCACTTCGCACCACCATATTGAGGGCGAACAGAACAGCCGGTGAGCATCGGGCCTTCAGGTAACGCCAAAGCCGGAGGAGTCCGGGGTGCAGGGTTGGACCCTCCCGCTGCCCCTCCGGAGGAAAGCCTCGTCCACCGCTGGCCAAACAACTGATGCGGCGATCATGCGGTCGTACCCAGCACTTCTCCCAGCGTTCATCCCGCGATCAGGAAAGGTCCTTGGCGAACGAGGCGGCCTTCAACGATGGTGTGGAGTGAAGCCTGTGTCCGAGCGTGAGTTACACGGCAAGCGACGATCTTGCTGATGAACCATGGCTCCTCGGTTCGCTCCGGCATGATTGCCTTCCTGACCGGAGCCTGGCTCCCATCACCCGCAGACCATCTCGAGGAGGTTTGGACGGCTCCTGACACATGGTCCGAGGTGCGGGTTCTGCAGACTGATCGCGACGTCTGCAGAGGAGCTAACGGCTCCGACGCAACCCCGAACGTTCCGGACCGGCGACCGTCACTTCGGTCGGTATTCTCCTCCGGTCGCATCCGCCGAGCCGCTTCGGACGGCCCATCCGTCGACGGCTGCCTCATTTCGCAGTCCGTCCGGCCGGAAATCCTGCTGCCGGTTATCTCTTCAGGACCAGGAGCGTCGTGCCTTGCGAGGACGGTTGCGCCAGAGCCCGGCCTCAGCAGGATCGCGCCTCTTGAAAACTCCCCAGGATCACCTAAATCGAAGATTGCCAAGGCTTTTCAAGAGCTTGGCGCGGGCGCCGGCAGGTGTCCGGCGCTCTCGGACCCATGTTGCTCAATGGAGGATATGGCGATGAGAACGGCTTTCGACTTCTCCCCCCTGTACCGCTCCACGGTCGGTTTCGACCGGCTCTTCGACATGCTCGACCAGACCCCGCAGGTCGATCCGACGACCAGCTGGCCGCCCTACAACATCGAGAAGATCGACGCTGACCACTATCGCATCGTGATGGCGGTGGCTGGCTTCTCGCCCGACGAGATCGAGCTCGTCCAGCAGGACAACACGCTGCTCGTCTCCGGACAGAAGCATCCCGAGGACGAGCCGGTCCAGATCCTGCACCGGGGCATTCCGGCCCGCCCGTTCAAGCAGAGCTTCAACCTGGCCGATTACGTCCAGGTCAAGGCAGCGAAGCTGGAGAATGAGTTGTTGACGCTCGATCTCGTGCGCGAGGTGCCCGAGGAGATGCGGCCGAAGCGCATCCGGATCGCCGGCGGCAACGGCTCGAAAACCATCGAGCACGAGAAGGCTTAAGGATTCGCGGTGCCGTCGACGTCATGACGGCGTCGGACCGATTTCGCCGGGCGAGGGCTCCGGCCTCGCACGGCGCACGGCGCCTGCACGGCGCAAGGCATGAGCCTTCGCTTCGAGAAAGGGAGGTTGGCGATGATTGGGCTGAAACACAGGAGTGAGCTGACTGCAACGAACATCCTCAACAGCATCCTGGCGGTGTTCCTGTTCTTTTCGCCGTGGCTCGTCGGCTTCCGTGACGTCCAGGCTGCGACCTGGAACGCGGGGGTGTGCGGCTTGGCGATCGGCCTGATGGCCGCCCTCGCGATCACCGAGCTGCAGGAATGGGAGGAATGGGTCAATGCCGCCCTCGGGCTCTGGACCGCCGCAGCCCCCTGGGCCCTCGGCTTTGCCGGCGTCACGACGGCCATGTGGACCCATGTGCTCGTCGGGCTGGCCGCGGCGGTACTGGCGGCTGTCGGGCTGTGGCTGATTCACGCTTCCGCGACACGAGCCTCCTAAGCGTCCGCGGCACCGAAAGGCGGTCGGCCAGGCGCTGGCCATCAGCGCCTGGCCGAGGACGGTTCCTGTCCGAACCAAGCAGGTGCCGAGGCTGGGGAGATGTCCGATGAACGCGAACGCCCAGTTCAGCACGCTCATCCTGGCGGCCCTGCCCGAGCTTCGGGCCTTTGCCCTATCGCTTACCCGCGACGGGCCCCGGGCCGACGATCTCGTGCAGGAGACGATCCTGCGCGCCTGGTCGCATGCCGACCAGTTTGAGACGGGATCCAATCTCAAAGCGTGGCTCTTCACTATCCTGCGCAACCTGTTCTACTCCGAACAGCGGCGACGCCAGCGCGAGGTGGACGACCCGGAAGGCAAGCGGGCGGCCGGGCTGATGATCTGTCCCGAACAGCAGTCGCATCTCGAGTTTGAGGATTTCTGGCACGCGCTCGGAAACCTTGCCCCGCTGCATCGCGAGGCCTTGATCCTGGTGGGCGCCCAGGGGCTTTCCTACGAGGAGGCGGCGGCCGTGTGTGGCGTCGCCATCGGAACCATCAAGAGCCGGGTCAACCGGGCTCGCACTCACCTCATGACCTTGCTGCAGATCGAAGCCGGCCACGAGTTCGGTCCGGACGACATCCTCAAGGCTGTGATCGGCCTCGACCGACCTGACGCCGTGAACGATTAGCTCGGGCGCTGCAGGCGGAGTCACACTTCAGGCGGGGCTGGCTTCCGATCCGAAATCTGGGCCATCGTCCCTGCAGGCTGTATAACTCTCTCGCGAACGCGCGCTGTTGTCGGGAAACCCGTCTTATACTTGCTGGAGACTTGTGCATGAAGAAGGCCCGTACGATTTACAGCAGTCCGAACGGCGACCGCTGGTATCTCATCCGCGACACCTCAGGGGAAATCTTCATCCGGCACGAGGCCAACGTGGCCTCCGGAGGTCACGTGGCGCACATTGATCTCGGGACGTTTCTCAGCTCCGGAAGGGGGCCCGAGCACCAGGAATTGCTCCGACTGATCGGAACGCTGGTCGAGGAGCATCCCGTTCGCCCGTAATGCGCATCGGGAGCGAGCTGGCGTGAGCCAAGCGCGGGCTCCGAGGAGGTGGAACTGCCCGCTCCCGAGGCCCAGTGACGCGGGCCCGGATGTGCTGACAATGCTTAACGCGCGTGAGCGGATCTCTCCCTCCGCTCTCCTGAGAGACAGCAGACACGTACCGAGGACGATCGCAGAAGTGGTTCCGATGACCTGCACTGCCGGTGACCTTCTCCAAGGTAAAAACAACCATGCGAAGGATTGAAGGCGGATCCAACTGGCCGTTGATGCCGCTGGCAGGTGCAAAGATGCAGACTCCGATCGCGGCAACCCCGTTGCTTGAGCAACGACTGTCCGACGAAAGGCTTCTCGAAGGCGGCACTGGCGGGTCGGAAGGGCTGCGTGGCTGCCTTCTCTCCGCCCCTCGAACGCGGCCTCTGGACACCCGCCGCCGGTGATCCCATCTGCATTTGTGTGCAGGCAGAGCCTGTGCCATCCAGATGGAGATACTCGGAGTTTGAACTCACGTAGCCCTCTTCGAAGACGGAGGTGAGACGATGAACTTCAGTCCTAGGATCTATGAACGCGAAACCGTTGATCGGCACCGCACTCCGCAGCAGTGGACCATAGTCGAGACCGTTAACGCGGCGATGGCCCTCATGCTGATCGCGTCACCGTGGACGTTCCGTTATGCGGATGCGTCAGCTGCGGCTTGGAGCGCGGTTCTCATTGGCCTTCTGCTCGGGGCGATCACGCTCGCGCGGACCATAGAGGCGCGGGATTGGCAGGGTTGGGCGAGCTTGGCGCTGGGTACTTGCGCATTGCTCGCACCTTGGTTGCTTGGCTTCGGCGAGATCAAGAACGCCGTAGGTACGCATGTCACAGCGGGCTTGGCCGTGGTGATGATGACCCTGATCAATCTGTGGGTCCATTACCTCGACCAGTCGCCTACCCCTGCCTGAGCCAGGGGACCTCAAGATCAGGTCACCGCGTGAGCCGCGGACCCACACCCTGGAGACGGAGGCGTGGACCCATGAGCTTTAGCGTGATCGCCTGCGAGATCCTCGACCTGTTCCGCCAGCCCCATCGGCGGCCCGGCGCCCGCATGACAATCGCCGAGATTGACGAGCGGCTCGGCACGGATCCCGCGGTCGCCGTGGCCATCAGGGAGCTCATCGATGCCGGCTACCTTGTGGCCCCGGACGCGTCGACGGTCGAGCTGACGGCCAAGGGCTTCGACGCGTTCCAAGGCGGCAACTGCCGTTTGCTGGCAGGCTGACAAGCTGACTGCCAGCCCGGTGGCCGCGACGTGCCGCCCTTCAGAACCACCGTCACCCCTCCATTCCCACGGGCTTTTCTCGTCGGCCAAGCTGAAACTAGCTCGATCGGCAACGCGTATCATTCGGGCACGAAAACGTGATCCGGGAGCAGCAGCCATGGCGAATGGACTCTGTGACGTGTGTGGGGTGCGCCCTGCGACGGTTCGGGCGCAGGTGGTGAGCAATGGACAGCGTCAAAGCATGGAGTTGTGCGACGTCGATTACCGGCGCCTCGCCCGCCAGCAGCGGTCGAGCTCGCCGCTCGAGTCCCTCTTCGGCGGCCGCGGCAGCCTGTTCGACGACTTCTTCGGCGGCGACTTCTTTGGCGAGAGCCCGCTCAGCAGCGCCCGGGACCGCGCAGACGAGGTTCCCGATACGGGCGATGGTGGCACCCCTATCCCGGTGCGGTCCGGCCGCGGACGGGCCCGTGGCCGCGGCGCGGCGGCAGGCGTGGCAGATCGTTTGAGCGAGCATGCGGAGGAGATCCTCCAAGCCGCCGCCCGCCGGGCGGGCGACTTCGGCCGCAAGGAGGTCGACACCGAGCACCTGCTCCTGGCGCTCACCGAAAGCGATGTCGTCCGCACCATCCTCGACCAGTTCAAGGTTTCCCTTGACGACCTGCGCAACCAGATCGTGCAGGAAAGCAGGCGGGGCGACTTCAATCCTGAGGAAGGCGGCGAGATCGGAGTGTCGCCCCGGGTCAAGAGCGCCCTCTCCCGCGCGTTCTCCGTCTCGGGCGAGTTCGGCCATTCCTATGTCGGCCCCGAGCACCTGCTGATCGGCCTTGCCGAGGAAGGCGAAGGCATCGCGGCCGATGTGCTGCGCCGCTACGGACTTACGCCCCAGGCCATCAGGCAGCAGGTCACCAAGGTGGTGGGCCGGGGCGCCGAAGAGGGCCGCGTCGACACACCGACCAACACACCCAACCTCGACAAATATGCCCGCGATCTCACCAAGCTCGCCCGTGAGGGCAAGCTCGATCCAGTGATCGGCCGCGCACGCGAGATCGAGACCACCATCGAGGTGCTGGCCCGGCGCAAGAAGAACAACCCGGTGCTCATCGGCGAGCCGGGCGTCGGCAAGACCGCCATCGTCGAGGGCCTCGCCCAGCGCATGGTGGCCGGCGAGGTGCCCGAGGCCCTGCGCGACAAGCGGCTGGTTGAGCTCTCGATCAACTCCATGGTCGCCGGCTCCAAGTACAGGGGCGAGTTCGAGGAGCGCGTGCAGCAGATTCTGAAAGAAGTCACTGAGCGCGAGGACGAGCTGATCCTGTTCATCGATGAGATCCACACCATCGTGGGTGCGGGCCAGGGTGGCGGCGAAGGCGGGCTCGACATCGCCAACGTGTTCAAGCCGGCTCTCGCCCGTGGCGAGCTCAATCTCATCGGCGCCACGACGCTAAACGAATACCAGAAGCACATCGAGAAGGACGCGGCCCTGGAACGCCGATTCCAGCCGGTGTTCGTGCCCGAGCCCACGGTCGCCCAGACCATCATGATCCTGCGCGGCCTGCGCGACACCCTGGAGGCGCACCACAAGGTCACCATCACCGACGAGGCGATCATTGCGGCCGCGGAGCTGTCCGACCGCTACATCACCGGGCGCTTCCTGCCCGACAAGGCCATCGATCTGATCGATCAGGCGGCGGCGCGGGTAAAGATCTCCACGACGGCGCGGCCGGTCGACGTGCAGGAGCTGGAGGCCGAGGTGCGCCAGCTCAAGCGCGAGCAGGACTACGCCGCCTCGCGCAAGCAGTTCGACCGCGCGTCCCAGATCCAGGCCGAGCACGATGCCCGCAACAAGGAGCTGCAGGAGGCGACGGAACGTTGGCGCCGCGAGCGCGGCTCGGCCTCGGCGGAAGTCCGCACCGAGCACATCGCGCAGGTGGTGTCAAAACTCACCGGCGTGCCGGTCAACGAGCTCACCACCGAGGAGCGCCAGCGCCTGGTAAACATGGAGGCGCGCCTGCACCAGCGGGTGATCGGCCAGGAAGAGGCCGTGAGGGCGGTGAGCGACGCCGTGCGTCTGGCCCGGGCCGGCCTGCGCGAGGGGCGCCGGCCCATCGCGACCTTCCTGTTCCTCGGCCCCACCGGCGTCGGCAAGACGGAGCTGGCCAAGGCTCTTGCCGAAACGGTCTTCGGCGAGGAGGACGCCATGATCCGCCTCGACATGTCGGAGTACATGGAGCGCCATGCGGTGGCCCGGCTGATCGGCGCGCCTCCCGGCTATGTCGGCTACGAGGAGGGCGGTCAGCTCACCGAGCGTGTGCGGCGGCGGCCCTACTCCGTGGTGCTTCTCGACGAGATCGAGAAGGCGCACCCGGACGTCTACAACGTGCTGCTGCAGGTGTTTGACGACGGGCGCCTCACCGACGGCAAGGGCCGGGTCGTGGACTTCACCAACACGATCCTGATCGCCACGTCGAACCTCGGCTCCGACATCATCCAGCGCCACCTCAACGTGCGCGGCACGGCGGAGGACGACCAGGCCCGTCTCAAGCGCGAGCTGATGGACGTGCTGCGCGGCCATTTCCGGCCGGAGTTCATCAACCGCATCGACGAGATCATCGTCTTCCACGCCCTGAGCAAGACCGAGATCCGTTCCATCGTGGAGATGCAGCTGGAGCGGGTGAAGCGCACGGCGCACGGCCAGGGGGTCGAGCTCGTCATTGACGGCAGCCTTGTCGATCACCTGGCCGCGGCGGGATTCCGGCCGGAGTTCGGCGCCCGCGAGCTGCGGCGCCTGATCCGCTCGGAGCTGGAAACCCAGCTTGCCCGCGCCATGCTGGCGAACGAGGTTCACGAGGGTGACCGTGTGATCGCGCGTTGGGACAGCCACGAGCAGAAGGTCATGCTGGAGCCCCAGCCGAAGGTGGAGGGTGAGGCACAGGCCGGCGGTGCGGCGGGCGACCATCGCAACGCGGTCGAGCTCGACCGGGAGGCCCAGCGTGGATCGGGCGACGAAGGCCGGACGGCTGCCGAGTGACCCGTTGGCTGCAGATTCGCCCGCATGGGCAGGAGCCACCATCGGGCAGGACGGACCAGCCGTCTCAGGAGCGGCACGGAGGAAACGGATGGCAGAACTTGTTGTAGTAGGCTTTGAGGATCCGAACGAGGCGGATCGGGCCCTGACCGAGCTGGCGCGCCTGCAGAAGGAATATCTCATCGACCTGGAGGACGCGGTGGTGGCGATCCGCGGCCCGGACGGCAAGCTGCGCCTGAAGCAGAGCGTCGACCTGGTGGGCGTCGGCGCGGCGTCGGGCAGCCTCTGGGGCGCCATGTGGGGCTCGCTCGTCGGCCTCCTGTTCCTGAACCCGCTCATCGGCCTTGCCACGGGCGCGGCGCTCGGAGCCGGCGCGGGCGCGCTGTCCGGGAGCCTGGCCGACTATGGCATCGACGACGGGTTCATCCGCTCCATCGGTGAGACCCTGCAGCCCAACACCTCGGCGCTGTTCGTCCTAGTCCGCAAGGTGCAGCCGGAGAAGGTGCTGGAGGAGCTGAAGCGTTTCCGCGGACGTGTCCTGCGCTCGTCCCTCTCGCCTGAGCAGGAGGCCCGGCTTCAGGCGGCGCTGTCAGTTTCCAACGTGTCGATGCCCGGCAGCACCAGCACCGCGCCGGAGACAGCCAATCCGACAGTCCCTGGCACCGGCGGCGACCCGACCGCCGCCATGGCCCAGGGAGCAGGGCCGTGATCCTCCGGTCGTCGGTTCACCAGAGAAGGAGCCAGGAGGTCAACGTCGCGCCTCCTCGCGGCCCCTTGTCGTGATCGCCACCACGCGCTCGCGGACCGGCCCTTGGCGTCTGGCGGAGCGCACGAGCCCCTGCCGCTCAAGATCCGCCACGATCGAATAGGTTGTCCCGAGCGGCAGGCGCAGGCGGGCCGAGACATCCTGGACCGACGTGCGCGTGCGTTGCGCGACGTCCTTCAACACCTCGGCCCCGTAGTGCCTCATGGCTCGCACGCCGCGACCGGTA is a genomic window containing:
- a CDS encoding GNAT family N-acetyltransferase, producing the protein MTEIAFRAAKASDLPAIVTLLADDPLGQHREDPSPPLNSRYWKAFEAIKADPNQLLAVVTEGDEVIGTLQISFIPGLARAGAWRGQIEAVRIAAARRNSGLGQQMFEWAIAQCRSRGCDLVQLTTDKERPDAHRFYERLGFVASHIGYKLAL
- a CDS encoding MarR family winged helix-turn-helix transcriptional regulator, which codes for MADAVGLNPTDLECLDLIQLRGRVTAGELSQHTGLTSGAVTGLIDRLERAGYVAREGDPYDRRRVYVRVRTENIGRLMAIYNPLQQATERMCRRYSEAELELLIDFAERSSEIAQEFIQGLGAGGRGDQFKA
- the hpf gene encoding ribosome hibernation-promoting factor, HPF/YfiA family — translated: MKLQGVDRTILVQSSNIDLGDVLPDYARTSILQMAGKYFGRLNTATVHFNREGPMYRCTVNVQMGALKMMSGEAQSTDIYAAFRLALEKVAKQLRRAKRELREDRAKRVDKHLDWLGSTRSRRRLERGAPGMPVRVDHGSAYRVAAE
- a CDS encoding Hsp20 family protein encodes the protein MRTAFDFSPLYRSTVGFDRLFDMLDQTPQVDPTTSWPPYNIEKIDADHYRIVMAVAGFSPDEIELVQQDNTLLVSGQKHPEDEPVQILHRGIPARPFKQSFNLADYVQVKAAKLENELLTLDLVREVPEEMRPKRIRIAGGNGSKTIEHEKA
- a CDS encoding SPW repeat protein; protein product: MSLRFEKGRLAMIGLKHRSELTATNILNSILAVFLFFSPWLVGFRDVQAATWNAGVCGLAIGLMAALAITELQEWEEWVNAALGLWTAAAPWALGFAGVTTAMWTHVLVGLAAAVLAAVGLWLIHASATRAS
- a CDS encoding sigma-70 family RNA polymerase sigma factor, with product MNANAQFSTLILAALPELRAFALSLTRDGPRADDLVQETILRAWSHADQFETGSNLKAWLFTILRNLFYSEQRRRQREVDDPEGKRAAGLMICPEQQSHLEFEDFWHALGNLAPLHREALILVGAQGLSYEEAAAVCGVAIGTIKSRVNRARTHLMTLLQIEAGHEFGPDDILKAVIGLDRPDAVND
- a CDS encoding SPW repeat domain-containing protein, giving the protein MNFSPRIYERETVDRHRTPQQWTIVETVNAAMALMLIASPWTFRYADASAAAWSAVLIGLLLGAITLARTIEARDWQGWASLALGTCALLAPWLLGFGEIKNAVGTHVTAGLAVVMMTLINLWVHYLDQSPTPA
- a CDS encoding ATP-dependent Clp protease ATP-binding subunit; amino-acid sequence: MELCDVDYRRLARQQRSSSPLESLFGGRGSLFDDFFGGDFFGESPLSSARDRADEVPDTGDGGTPIPVRSGRGRARGRGAAAGVADRLSEHAEEILQAAARRAGDFGRKEVDTEHLLLALTESDVVRTILDQFKVSLDDLRNQIVQESRRGDFNPEEGGEIGVSPRVKSALSRAFSVSGEFGHSYVGPEHLLIGLAEEGEGIAADVLRRYGLTPQAIRQQVTKVVGRGAEEGRVDTPTNTPNLDKYARDLTKLAREGKLDPVIGRAREIETTIEVLARRKKNNPVLIGEPGVGKTAIVEGLAQRMVAGEVPEALRDKRLVELSINSMVAGSKYRGEFEERVQQILKEVTEREDELILFIDEIHTIVGAGQGGGEGGLDIANVFKPALARGELNLIGATTLNEYQKHIEKDAALERRFQPVFVPEPTVAQTIMILRGLRDTLEAHHKVTITDEAIIAAAELSDRYITGRFLPDKAIDLIDQAAARVKISTTARPVDVQELEAEVRQLKREQDYAASRKQFDRASQIQAEHDARNKELQEATERWRRERGSASAEVRTEHIAQVVSKLTGVPVNELTTEERQRLVNMEARLHQRVIGQEEAVRAVSDAVRLARAGLREGRRPIATFLFLGPTGVGKTELAKALAETVFGEEDAMIRLDMSEYMERHAVARLIGAPPGYVGYEEGGQLTERVRRRPYSVVLLDEIEKAHPDVYNVLLQVFDDGRLTDGKGRVVDFTNTILIATSNLGSDIIQRHLNVRGTAEDDQARLKRELMDVLRGHFRPEFINRIDEIIVFHALSKTEIRSIVEMQLERVKRTAHGQGVELVIDGSLVDHLAAAGFRPEFGARELRRLIRSELETQLARAMLANEVHEGDRVIARWDSHEQKVMLEPQPKVEGEAQAGGAAGDHRNAVELDREAQRGSGDEGRTAAE
- a CDS encoding DUF1269 domain-containing protein codes for the protein MAELVVVGFEDPNEADRALTELARLQKEYLIDLEDAVVAIRGPDGKLRLKQSVDLVGVGAASGSLWGAMWGSLVGLLFLNPLIGLATGAALGAGAGALSGSLADYGIDDGFIRSIGETLQPNTSALFVLVRKVQPEKVLEELKRFRGRVLRSSLSPEQEARLQAALSVSNVSMPGSTSTAPETANPTVPGTGGDPTAAMAQGAGP